The region ATGTCGCCACGCCCAGTAGGCATGCCGATAGCGCGAGCGCGAGCGGGTGAGCGAGGAAGCCTTCGAGCGAAAGCCGCGCGCCGCCCGGAGAAGGCGTCCACAGATCGCACACGATGTGAAATGCGACGATGCACAGGCCCATGCCGATGACAGACGCCGGTCCATAGCGCGCCGACACATGGCCCTTCAGAAGGCGGTTGATGGCGATTGACCCGATTGCGATGCCCACAGAAAAGATCGCAAGGAACAGGCTGGCGACAGCCTTGTCGGCGGTCAGCACATTCTTCACCAGCGGTGGGAACTGGATGAAGAGGATCGAACCTACCGCCCAGAAGAAGCTGATCGCCATGATGGCCAGGTAAAGGCGCCGGATATGCATGGTGCCACGCACTAGCGTCACGGAGGATCGGATGATGTGGAAGTCTATCGGTTGCCGGGAAAGTAGCGAGGGAGCGGGCGGAACCTCCCTGCCGGCTGCATAGCCGACCAATGCGGTGATCACGATGCCGATTGCGGCCACTTCGACGGGGATGATCCCGGCCAGGATAGTCCCTGCGAGAATCGCGATATAAGTGCCCGCCTCGACCAGCCCGGTGCCGCCAAGCACTTCGTCATCGTGCAGATGCTGGGGCAGGATCGCATATTTGATGGGGCCAAAGAAAGTCGAGTGAACGCCCATGGCGAACAGGGCGCACAGCAGTAGCGGAATGGCAAGGCCGTGAATTGCGATGCCGCTCCAGATTAGCGCCAGCCCTGCCGCGCCGACTAGCATGATGACGATTTCAGCCGCTTTGACGTAGCGGATGATGGTGGCCTTGTCGCGCTGGTCAGCCAACTGCCCCGACAGAGCGGACAGAAGGAAAAACGGCAGGATGAAGATACCGGTCGCCAGCGCGCTGAACCAGGTTTCGGACCGTTCATCATTGTAGACGCTGTATACGACGAACAGCACCATCGCGTTCTTGAACAGGTTGTCGTTGAATGCGCCGAGGAGCTGGGTGATGAAAAGCGGCAGAAAACGTCGCTTGTTAAGGAGCCTTAGGGAGGCTTGCATAGGCGAGGGGGTCTTCTTCGCTGTGGACGAGCGGAGCGCGGTCTAGCGGTTGCTGTCGCCTCTGTCCAACCCCCAACACATGAAGCCGCCGACGTCATTGATGCGGCTGCTTGTGCAAGGGCGCGGACTGTGGCAGGTCGCCGCCATGCTGACGCTGCCCAATCTGCTGACGCTTTCGCGCATATTGACCGTGCCACTGCTTGTTGCATTGCTGTGGCCGGCCGAGGTCGGTGCGCGCTGGACGACGGGTTATGCGCTGGCCTTCGCGCTCTATTGCCTGATGGGCATTACCGATTATTTCGACGGCTATCTGGCGCGGGCGCAGGGCGCAGTGTCGAGGCTGGGCATTTTCCTTGATCCGATCGCGGACAAGATCATGGTGGGCGCCGTCATCCTTATGCTCGCTGCGACGCGAGACATTGCCGGTATTCACATCGCTGCCGCCATGATCATCCTGTTGCGCGAGATTGCCGTATCCGGGCTCCGCGAATTCCTCGCCGGGCTTCAGGTATCGGTGCCCGTTTCGCGGCTGGCAAAGTGGAAGACCGCGTTCCAGCTCATCGCCCTTGGCGCATT is a window of Sphingobium sp. MI1205 DNA encoding:
- a CDS encoding MFS transporter, whose translation is MQASLRLLNKRRFLPLFITQLLGAFNDNLFKNAMVLFVVYSVYNDERSETWFSALATGIFILPFFLLSALSGQLADQRDKATIIRYVKAAEIVIMLVGAAGLALIWSGIAIHGLAIPLLLCALFAMGVHSTFFGPIKYAILPQHLHDDEVLGGTGLVEAGTYIAILAGTILAGIIPVEVAAIGIVITALVGYAAGREVPPAPSLLSRQPIDFHIIRSSVTLVRGTMHIRRLYLAIMAISFFWAVGSILFIQFPPLVKNVLTADKAVASLFLAIFSVGIAIGSIAINRLLKGHVSARYGPASVIGMGLCIVAFHIVCDLWTPSPGGARLSLEGFLAHPLALALSACLLGVATFGGMFVVPLYAFLTTTVEKCEAARTVAANNIVNSGAMVLGSFFAIGLSVAGMSVVNQLLLVAALCLPCAWIAWTLHKACD
- the pgsA gene encoding CDP-diacylglycerol--glycerol-3-phosphate 3-phosphatidyltransferase → MLTLPNLLTLSRILTVPLLVALLWPAEVGARWTTGYALAFALYCLMGITDYFDGYLARAQGAVSRLGIFLDPIADKIMVGAVILMLAATRDIAGIHIAAAMIILLREIAVSGLREFLAGLQVSVPVSRLAKWKTAFQLIALGALILAGAVPHFPFVQLTGIATLWAAAILTLITGWDYLRVGIKHMD